The Candidatus Binatia bacterium genome segment TCTACGGCCTCATGCTGCAGTCCTACCGGGAACAGGCGCTCGGATGGGCGCGCCATCACGAGAGCGCGACCGACCGGCGCGTTCTCGTGGTCGGGATCCGAACCATCGGAACCACCCTTTCGGCCGTCGTCGCGGCGGCGCTCCGGGGACGCGGCTTTGGCGTCAAGCGGATCACCGTGCGACCCTCGGGACACCCCTCCGACCGCCGCGTGGAACAATCCCTTCCCCAGGCGCCGTTCGGCATCGTCGTGGACGAGGGTCCCGGTCTCTCCGGCTCCTCGATGCTGGCGGTCGCCGACGCGATGCGCCGAAGCGGCGTCGAGGAGATCGCGCTTCTCCCGGCCCATGCCCGCGGCCCCGGCGCGGGAGCGTCCGCGGAGCTTCGCGTCCGCTGGCGATCGTTCCGGCCCTACCCGGCCCAGGATTCGCCGCCTCGATTCGGCGATCGGACGCTGGCCGAAGAGCTCTGGACCGGAGTGCGGACGGCCTACGGGGAGCTGGCTTCGGCCACCGAGGTGGGCGGGGGCGCCTGGCGCACCGCGCACGACGGCGGCGAGCGGGCGTGGCCGGCGGTGCTGCGCGCCCTCGAGCGCTCCAAGCTCCTCTGCGCCTCGCGCGACGGTGCCCGGATCCTCTTCAAGTACTGCGGACATGCCACCGCGCCCGGGATGGAGCGAACGCTGGCGGCTCAGACCGCGCGGCGGTCCGCTCCCCTGGCGGCGCAGGGATTCGCGCCGCGCCTGCTCGGCGAGATGCACGGCTTCGTGGCCTGGGAGTGGGTGGAGGGGCGTCCCCTGGGGATTCAGGACGCCTCGTTCCCGTTCCTGGCGCGCATGGGCGCCTACATCGCGCGGGCGGCCCTGCCGCCGCTCTCCGCCGAAGAGGCGCACGAGGCGCGCGAGCGGACCGCGGCGATGCTGCGCGCCAATGCCGGGGAGACCCTGGGCGCCGATGCGGTGCGCGCGGCCGAGGCCGAGTTCCGGAAGGGCGCCGTCGAGAGGGGCGTCCCGGCGGCCGGCGACGGTCACCTGGCGCCCCACGAATGGGTCCGCTCCCGATCGGGATCGATCGTCAAGACCGACGTCGGCGGACACGACGTGGATCACACCTGGACCGGGCCGCAGCCGGTGGTGTGGGACCTCGCCGGTGCGCTGGAGGAGTGGGACCTGCACGGGGCGCAGGCCGAGGCGCTGCTTCGCGGCTACCAGGAGGCCGGAGGAGCACCGCCCGGGCCCGCCGCCCTTCACGCTTACCGCACCGCCTACGCGGCGCACCGCGCCGGCCAGACCGCGTTCTTCGCGGAGATGGAGCGGGACGCCGCCGAACGCGCGCGGCTCGATCTGGCGCGAGAGCGCTGGCGCGACCAGCTGACGCGCTGTCTCGCCGGCGACACGGCGGGAGCGCCGCGGTGACGCGCGGCCCGAGCTACCGGAAGCCGGCCCCGCCCAGGACGGGCTCGGCGGCCTGCCTCAGCCCCAGCTCCAGCAGCGCGTAGCGCACCAGATCGCCGAACCGCGGCGCGCTCATGCCCCACGGAAAGGACTCGTACCAGAGCCGGCCGGCGTGCGGCGGGCGCGTGAAGTCGTAGGAAGGGGCGGGGCGAAAGCGCTCCTCCTCGGCGCGGAACTTCCGGAGCGTGCCCCACTGGGTTCGATAGCGTGCGAGCAGCTGAAGCTTGCGTGCGCGCCCCCCGGCGTCCAGCCGGCGCACCACGTCCTCGGGCCGGGCGCCCCCCAGGAAGACCCCCGATTCGAAGCCGCCCCCGGGCCCCCGGTGATACGAGGTCATTTCCGAGAGCGCCGGGTGCGGCGACCCGGCAGCGCGCAGGAGCGCGATCGCGGCGTGGGCGGCGAACGCCGCGGCATCGTGATCGGGATGCCCCCCTTCGTAGGCGTGCGTGATCAGCACGTCGGGCCGCACCCGCTCGATGGTCTCGGCGAGCGCCCGTGTCAGCGCCGCGAGCCGAAGCGGCGCCTCCCGTTCCACCACGCGCAACGCGAAGCGGCGGGAGGGCGGAATGCCGGCGAGCGCGAGCGCCGCTCGCGCTTCGGCGTCGCGCGCCGCGGCATAGCTCTCCCGGCTCTCGAACCCGCGCGCCAGCGCTTCAGCCGGGTCGCGCGGCGCGCCGTCGGTCACGTGGAGGACCGAGGCCTCGGAAGAAAGGAGAACGGAAGATGCGCCCACCGACTCGTCGCCGGGATGGGCTCCCACGACCAGGATCATGCCCGATGGGCGGGCCGCATCAAGCGTGCCCCGCGAGGAGGAGCCCGCAACCTGCGGCCGGAATCGCCAAACGCTGTTCCAGGGCGACGTTCGAAGTGCCCCAGCGACCGCGCGCGGGACGGCCCTCGCCCGGAGCCTCGACCTCGTTCTACAAAGTTCCGGGGCGGGCGGCCTCCTTTCCCGATGGCATGCGGGATGCAGGCTTGCCGGCGGCCCCGCACGCGTTGCCGGGGCGTAGGCGGAACCACCGATCGGAGGTGCAGTCATGACCGACAAGCCGGACGACAAGAAGCAGCCGAGGCCCGATTTCTCCAACGTGCAAAGCGGATCATCGTCGACGGCTCCGTCCCCCGGCCACGACGGCGGCGCGGGAGCCACGTACGTCGTGAAACCGGGGGACTCGCTCTCGAAGATCGCGAAGCACCACTACGGCGATCCGAACCAGTGGCACAAGATCTACGAGGCCAACAAGGACCGCATCCAGGATCCGGACATGATCCAGCCCGGCTGGACGCTGCGGCTCCCCTAGCACCCCTTCGAAGGAGGACCTATGCGATTCGATCATCGGACCGTGGCCGTCGCCCTTTGCCTGACGGTCGCGGCCTTCACCGGCGCCTGCCAGAAGAAGGCGGCCGAGACGTCGAGCACTTCCGGCACGGAAGCGACCAGCCCGTCGGCCCAGGGCGTCCAGGTCGCGCGCGTCGATCTCGGTACCAGTCTCGCCAACGACAACACGGTCGCCAACCAGACCGACTCGTTCCTGCCGAACCAGACGATCTACGCCTCGGTCGTGACCAACGGGTCGGCGCCCTCCGCCGAGATCAAGACGCGATTCACGTACCAGGACGGGCAGGTCGTGGACGAATCGACCCGGACGATCGCCCCCAGCGGACAGGCGGTCACCGAGTTTCACGTGTCGAAGCCGGACGGCTTCCCCGTCGGGAAGTACAAGGTGGAGGTCTTCGTGAACGGCTCCCCCGCCGCCTCGAAGGAATTCGAAGTCAAGAGCACGTGACGCGGGCCGGGCGCGCGGCCGCGGACAGCGGCCGCGTGTCGCGGCGCGCTCCGCCGCGTGGCTCCGGACGCTCCGGCCGGGGTACAATTCCTCCATGACACCACGCGTCTCCACCGGCGCCAGCGCCCTCGAATTCCTCCCGGCGCGCCTCACGATGGCCTCTCTGCGCGAGGCCGCGCGCGGCTGCCGCGGCTGCCCGCTCTACAAGAACGCGACGCAGACGGTCTTCGGCGAGGGACCGCGCGCGGCGAGGGTGGTTCTGGTCGGCGAGGTGCCCGGCAACGACGAGGACCTCGCCGGACACCCCTTCGTGGGACCGGCCGGCCGTGTCCTGGACGAGGCGCTCGAGGCGGCCCGGATCGCGCGCGACGAGACCTACGTCACGAACGTGGTCAAGCACTTCAAATGGGAGCCGCAGGGGAAGCGGCGGAAGCACAAGAAGCCGAGCGCGCGAGAGATCGCGGCGTGCCTGCCCTGGCTGGAGCGCGAGATGCAGCTGATCCGCCCCGAAGTGCTCGTCTGCCTGGGCGCGACCGCGGCCCAGGCGCTCGTCGCGCGGGACTTCAAGGTGACGGCCATGCGCGGGCGCATCGTGCCGACGGCGCTCTCGCCGCGCACGGTCGCCACGGTGCACCCCTCCTCCATCCTCCGGCAGCGAGGCTCCGAAGAGCGCCGGCGCGAGATGGCGCGCTTCGTCGCGGACTTGAAGGTCGTCGCGGGGCTGATCCATGGCTGATTCGAACGGAGCCGCGCCCGGCGGCGCCCGGGAGGAGGCGCTCGCGGGCGATCCCCTCGACGGCTTCCATCCCACCGTGGCGCGATGGTTCCGCGAGCGGGTCGGCGTTCCCTCCCCGGCGCAGGCCGAGGGGTGGCCGCGGATCCGCTCCGGCGCGCACACGCTGATCGCCGCGCCGACCGGGTCGGGCAAGACGCTGGCCGCGTTCCTCTGGGCGCTGGACGGGCTCCTCCGCCAGGGCGCCGCGCTGCCCGACGAGACGCAGGTTCTCTACGTCTCCCCACTCAAGGCGCTGAGCAACGACGTGCAGAAGAACCTCCAGGCGCCACTCGCCGAGCTCACGCTCCTGGACTCCGACTGCGCCGCGGTCCGCGTGCTGGTGCGGACGGGCGATACGCCGGCCAACGAGCGCGCCTCGATGGGACGGCGCCCGCCGCACGTCCTGGTCACGACCCCCGAGTCGCTCTACATCCTTCTCACCAGCGCGGGCGGGCGCGCGCTGCTGCGCACGGTGCGCACCGTGATCGTGGACGAGATCCACGCCGTCGCGGGCTCCAAGCGCGGCGCCCACCTCGCCCTCTCCCTCGAGCGGCTCGAGGCTCTGGCCGGAGGGCCGATCCAGCGGATCGGGCTCTCGGCGACGCAGAAGCCGGTCACCGACGTGGCGGAGCTCCTCGTGGGGGTGGGGCGCGACTGCGCCGTCGTGGACACCGGCCACCGGCGCGCACTGGACCTGGGCATCGAGCTCCCCGACGCGCCGCTCGCCACCGTCTGCTCGCACGAGACCTGGGACGACATCACGAAGCGGATGGCGGAGCTGATCGGCGAACACCGGACGACGCTCGTCTTCGTGAACACGCGGAAGCTGGCCGAGCGGATCGCGGCGCGCCTCACCAAGGTCCTCGGCGAGGAGCAGGTCACCAGCCACCACGGCAGTCTCTCGCGCGAGCGCCGCCTGGACGCCGAGCGGCGGCTGAAGCAGGGCTCGCTGCGCGCGCTGGTCGCCACGGCGTCGCTCGAGCTGGGGATCGACATCGGCGACGTGGACCTCGCGATCCAGATCGGGGTGACGCCGGCGATCTCGGTCTTTCTCCAGCGCGTGGGCCGGAGCGGTCACGGGCTGGGCCGCGTGCCCAAGGGGCGGATCTTCCCGCTCACCCAGGACGAGCTGGTCACGGCGGCGGCGCTGCTCGAGGCGGTCCGCTCCGGCGAGCTCGACCGCACACCGATGCCGCGCCGCTCGCTGGACATCCTGGCGCAGCAGATCGTGGCCTCGTGCGTCCAGGAAACGTGGGACGAGGAGCGGCTCTACGAAACCCTCCGGCGCGCCTGGCCCTACCAGGACCTCACGCGCGAGGAGTTCGACGACGTCGTGAGACTGCACACGGCGGGGCGCGCCGCGCTGCTGCACCGGGACGGGGTGAACGGGAAGCTCCGCGCCACGCGGCGCGCCTCGATCACGGCCCTCACGTCGGGGGGCGCCATTCCCGACACCGGGCAGTACCGCGTCGTGGTCGAGCCGGAGGGGACCTTCGTCGGCACCCTGGACGAGGACTTCGCCGTGGAGTCGAACGGCGGAGACGTCTTCCAGCTGGGCAACGCCTCGTGGCAGGTGCTCCGCGTGGAGCCGGGGGTGGTGCGCGTGGCCGACGCGCACGGCGCTCCCCCGACGCTCCCCTTCTGGCTGGGCGAGGCTCCCGCGCGAACGCGCGAGCTGGCGGCGGCGGTCGGTCGCGTGCGGGTGCGCGGGCGCGACCCCGCGTGGCTCACGGGCGACCTCGGGCTCTCGGCCGAGGCGGCGACGCAGCTCTCCGACTATCTCCGCGAAGGGGAACGCTCGCTGGGCGCGATCCCCACGCCGGCGCGGGTCGTGCTCGAGCGCTTCTTCGACGAGTCGGGAGGGATGCAACTGGTCGTGCACGCGCCCTTCGGCGGGCGGATCAACCGGGCCTGGGGGCTCGCGCTCCGCAAGCGCTTCTGCCGGGGCTTCGGCTTCGAGCTGCAGGCCGCGGCCAACGAGGAGGCGATCATCATCTCGCTGGGGCCGCACCACAGCTTCCCCCTCGAGGACGTCTTCCAGTTCCTGCACCCCGCGACCGCGCGCGACCTGCTGGTGCAGGCGCTCCTGGACCAGCCGATGTTCGGAACGCGGTGGCGGTGGAACCTGACCCGCGCGCTCCTCCTCTCGCGCACGCAGGGAGGCGGCAAGCGGGTTCCGACGCCGCTCCTGCGCATGCGGGCCGAGGACGCGCTGACCCAGGCGTTCCCCCAGGTGCTCGCCTGCCCCGAGACGCTTCCTCCCGGAGAGCTGCCAGTGCCGTGGGAGCACCCGATCGTGCGCCAGACGATCGAGGACTGCCTGACCGAGGCGATGGACGCCGACGGCTTCCTCGAGGTGCTGCGCGGGCTCCGGTCGGGCGCGATCGAGCGCATCGCCGTGGACACGCCCGAGCCCTCGGCCTTCGCGCGCGGCATCCTGAACGCGGCGCCGTACGCCTTCCTGGACGACGCGCCGCTCGAGGAGCGCCGCACGCAGGCGGTGAGCTCGCGCCGCTTCCTCGATCCCGAGACCGCCGACACGCTCGGCGCGCTCGATCCCGACGCGGTGACCCGCGTGCGCGAGCAGGCGTGGCCCGATCCCGAGAACGCCGAGGAGGTGCACGAGGCGCTCCTCTGGATGGGGTACGTCACGGAGCGTGAGGCTGAGGTTTCCGGGTGGATGCCTTGGATCGAGGAGCTGGCGACGGCCCGCCGCGTGGTTCGCGAGGCGCCGGCTGGCGAGGAGGCGCGGTGGCGCGCGGTGGAGGCGGCGACGGATCCGAAGACGGTGCTGCGCGGGCGGCTCGAGGCGCTGGGGCCGGTGTTCGTGGGCGCGGGCGACGGACTTCTTCCGCCTTCGGCGGAAGAATATCTCCTCGCCCTCGAGGTCGAAGGCCGCGTGCTCCGCTGCCGGCTCGAGGGGCGCCAGGCGTGGTGCGACCGGCGGCTTCTCGCGCGGATCCATCGCGAGACGCTGGAGCGGCTGCGGCGCGAGATCGAGCCGGTCACGGCGGCCGGCTTCTGGCGCTTCCTCGCCTGCTGGCAGCACGCCGCCGAGGGATACCGGCTCGAGGGCCCGCGCGGCGTGGTTGAGATCGCGCGCCAGCTCGCGGGCTTCGAGATCCCCGCCGCGGCGTGGGAATCGAGCGTCCTTCCCGCCCGCGTGGAGGGCTACCGCCAGGAATGGCTCGATCAGGCGACCCTCTCGGGCGAGCTGGCCTGGGGCCGCCTGTGGGGCGGGGGCCGCTCCCCGATCCGCGCGACGCCGGTCGCGCTCCTCCCGCGCGAAGAGCTGGACCTCTGGCTCTCGCTCGCGGCACCCGCCGCGGCGCGAACGCCGGCGCCCGCCGACGACGGCGAGGACGCCGGAGCGGCCGGTGGCGACAGCGATCCGCGCGAGATCTCGACCTACGCCGACGTTCTCCTCTCGGTTCTCGCGGCCCGGGGGGCTTCCTTCGCGCAGGACTTGGAGCGGCACTCCGGCCTCCTCCCCACGCACGTGGAGATGGGTCTCGCCGAGCTCATCGGCCGGGGACTCGTCACCTGCGATTCCTGGAGCGGCCTCCGGCGGCTGATCACGCCTCCCAGCCGACGGCGCGGCGTTCTGAAGCGCGCGCGCTTCGCGCCGCCGGGCCGGTGGACGGTGCTGCGTGCGCCGCGCGAGGCCGGCGACGCCGATACGGCCGGGCGGCTCGCCGCGGGAGCTCCCTTCACGCTCGCGGCGGAGGCGGAGACCGAGTTCCTCGCGCGCCGGCTGATCGATCGCTACGGGGTGATCTTCCGGCGCCTGCTCGACCGCGAGCGCCTTCCGGTCCGGTGGCGGGAGCTGGTGCGCGTCTACCGCCTGTGGGAGCTCCGCGGAGACGTGCGCGGCGGGCGCTTCGTACAGCGCTTCGCCGGTGAGCAGTACGCGCTGCCGGAGGCGGTGGAGCTGCTCCGCCGGCTGCGCCGCTCGGAAGCGGGCTCCGGCGCCGGCGTCCGCGTCGCGGCCGCCGACCCCCTGAACCTGGACGGGATCCTCACGCCGGAGCCGCGCGTTCCCTCGGCGGCGCGGCGCCGCGTCCTGGTGGCCTGAGCGGCTCCATGAGCCGCGCCCATCGCCTCTGGTGGATTGCCGGAATCACGGCGCTCCTGGCGGGAGCAGGCTTCGGCTACTTCGCACTGCGCCCGCTGCCGAGAGACTCCGACGCGGCGAACCCCGACGCGGGATACATGGTCGACTCCAGCGCAGCGAGCGTCGCCGAGAGCCTCGCCTCGCCGCCTCCCCGGCCGGCCCCCTACGGGATCGACTCGGTCGCCATGACGGCGGGCGAAGCGCCGCCGACGGATGGCGGGGAGGATCCCTTGGCCGATTCGCCCGCCGATGCCGGAGCCACGCGCCTCGGTCCCGTGCTCCTCGATACCCCCAAGCCGAACCAGGTCGCCCAGAGCCCGCTCTGGATCGCCGGGCGGGCGCGCGGCTCGTGGTTCTTCGAGGCCGAGTTTCCGGTGCGCCTGCTGGATGCGCGCGATTCGGTGGTGGCGCGCGGCGTCGCGCGCGCGACGGGCGACTGGATGACGCCCGAGTACGTTCCCTTCTCCCTCACGCTCGACTTCGAGCCTCCCGAGACGGAGGAGGGCACGCTGATCCTCGAGCGGAGCAACCCCTCCGACCTGCCGGAGCACGCCGCGTCGGTGCGGCTGCCCGTCCGCTTCCGCTAGCGCGCCGTCCCTTCGCCGCGCTTCACGTCCGCGCGGCGCGCAGGGCCGCGGGACGGAGCGCCGCGTCCACCTCGCGCCCGACCCGCGCGGCGATCGCCGGAACCGCCGCGACGTCCGCCTCGCCCGTGTGGAAGTTCACGATGCAGGCGCGCAGCACGTAGCGCCCGCCGATGACGGCGTTCGACACGAAGCACTCCCCGCCGTTCTGGATGCGGTCCAGCAGGTCCTGGTTCAGCCGGTCGAGATACTCCGCGACCTCGGCCTCCCCGCGGCGCTCGCGCAGATCGCGGGGGAGGAACCGGAAGGTCGTGATGCTCAGGGACTGCGTGAAGCGCTCGAGGTCGGACTCGGCGTCCACGCGCTCGGCCATCACGCGCGACAGGCGCATGTCCTCGGCGATCATGGCGCGGTAGCCCTTGGCGCCGGCGTGCCGGAGGGCCAGCCACACCTTGAGCGCGCGGAACCCGCGCGAGTTCTGCGGGCCGTACTCGACGTAGTTGAGTCCCTCTTCGCCGAAGCGGTAGTACGGCGGGTGGTACGCGAACGCCGCGCGCAGCCGCGCCGGATCGCGCACCAGCGCGCAGCCCGCCTCGATCGGGGCGTAGAGCCACTTGTGCGGATCGACGGCGACGGAGTCCGCCAGGGCGAGCCCGCGGAGATCCTCGGGCGCCTCGGGCACCGCGGCGGCGAGCCCGCCGTAGGCGCCGTCCACGTGGAACCAGATCTTCTCCTCGCGGCAGAGCGCCGCGATCTCCGGGAGCGGATCCACCGCGCCCGTCCCGACGCTCCCGGCGGTGCCGACCACCAGGAAGGGCACATCGCCGCGCTCCCGGTCCTCGCGGATCTTCCGGCGCAGCGCGTCCACGCGCATCCGCAAGGCGCCGTCGGTCTCGATCCACCGCACCGACTCGGTGCCCATGCCCGCGAGGTCGGCCGCCTTCTGGATCCAGGTGTGCGTCTCGGCCGAGCCGTAGGCGCGAAGCGGCGGTCCGCCCGCGGTACCCTTCTCGCGCACGGGCCAGGGCGCCATGGCGGCGCGCGCGGCGAAGAAGCCGACGAAGTTCGCCATGTTGCCGCCGCTCACGAGGATCCCGCCGGCCGACGCGCGATAGCCGATCAGCTCCGCGATCCAACGGATCGTCTGGGTCTCGATCTCCGTGGCCGCCGGCGCGAGGATCCAGGCGCCGGCGTTCGCGTTCACCGCCGCCGCGAGCATCTCGCCCAGGATGCCCACCGGCGCCGGCGGCGACGTGATGTAGCCGAAGAAGCGCGGATGGCCGTTGAAGAGCGAGTGGTCGAAGAGGAGCCCGGCCGTGGTCGTCAGCAGCGCCTCCGGCTCGCAGCCCTCCTCCGGCAAGGGCCCGTTCAGATCGAGCGCGGCGCGGACGCCGGAGGGCGCCTCGCCGCGCGTGACGGGCCGCTCCGGCACCGACGCGAGGAGATCGGCCACGCGGTCCACCAGACGGTGCCCCGCCGCGCGGAAGCGATCGGCATCCATCGCGAGCGGCGCCTCCCGGCGGGTCGCCTCGTTCGCGCCGGCGGACGCGGCGCCTCCATCGGTCTTCGTCGTCATCGCAACCCCTCGAAGAGATCGGTCTCCATGCCGCGGCCTCCGTTCACGACGCTCAGAACGCGATAGAACTGTTGACGGCCCCACAGGGCTTCGTGGTGCTCCGGCGCGAGATGCCTCAGCTTCTCATAGCCTCCCACCTGCGAGTCGTGGCAGACGACGGCGCGCCATACGGTGGGCCACTGCTCGCGCGTGTCGACGGTGGTCGTGACCATCCATTCCGGCCACGGCTGCGCCTGGCGCTCCACGCCGTCCACCAGCGACACGAGCTTCTTGAAGGCCGCCTGGTAGGCGTCCCAGCGCGCCTGGGTCGTGGCCATGTAGTAGAGCTTGGAGACGGTGTGCGGCGCCGGCGCCGAGGCCGCGGCGACGACGGCCGCCGTGGCCAGCTGGCAGATCGCGATGTGGTCCGGGTGTCCGTAGGCTCCGTCCGGCGCGAACGTGAGCACGACGTGCGGCCGGACGCGGCCGATCTCCGCCGCGATCCGCGCGACCGCCTCGCGCGGATCGGCTTCGTCCAGCCGTCCATCGCCGTAGTCGAGGAGCGTGACGTCCCCGATCCCGAGCACACGCGCCGCCTCGCGCAGCTCGCGCTCGCGGATTCGGGCGAGCGTCTCGGGACCGGGATGCTCCGGGCCCTCGCCGTGGCGGACGCCGCGAAAGCGACCGCGGTCCCCGCGCGTCGCCGTGACCAGGGAGGTCCGCACCCCTTCGGCGGCATAGCGGGCGAAGACGCCGCCCACCCCCAGCGTCTCGTCGTCGGGGTGGGCGAAGATGCCCATCAGGCCGAGCGGCCCGCCCCTGCGCGCGACGCCCCCGCTTCCCTCAGCGGCCATGCGGTCCCGAGGGTCCGGGGGATTCGAGCGGGAGCGAGGCGCCCTCCATGAGGTCCGCCACCAAGCGCACCAGCTCCCGGAGCTGGACCGGCTTCGACAGATGGGCCTGGTAGCCGGAGCGGAGCGCGCGGCGCGCGTCCTCCGCGCCGGTATAGGCGGTCACCGCGATCGCGGGAATGCGGCCGCCGGCCTCGGGAGCGAGCGCTCGAACGCGCTCGATCAGGTCGTAGCCGGTCTCCCCGGGCATCGCGATGTCGCTGATCAGGAGGTTCGGATGCTCGCGCACCAGGAGCGGCAGCGCCTCGGCCGCGCTGCCGGCGACCCGCACCTCGGCGCCGCAGCTGGTGAGGAGCCGCGCCAGAAGCTCCCTCGAATCGGCCTCGTCCTCGACGAGGAGCGCGCGCACCCCGGCCAGCGGGTTCGCCGCCGGCTCCGGCTCCGCCCCCTCGGCCGCCGCGGCGGCGCGGGCCGGCGCGCCCGCCGGGTCGGGACCCCACTCGGCGCGCGGGGCGCCCCTCCCGGGCGCGCCCCCCTCCACGGCGCGCGCCGCCTCGGCCGCCTCCACGAGCGGCAGCGTCACCACGAAGCGCGCGCCCCGGCCGCTTTCCCGGTTTTCGGCGGTGATCGTCCCGCCGTGGAACTCGACGATGTGCCGCGCGATGGCCAGCCCCAGTCCCAGGCCGCCGTGCCGCCGCGAGCTGGAGGGATTCTTTTGCCGGAAGCGCTCGAAGACGTGCGGCAGGAAGTCGGGATCGATGCCGATCCCCTCGTCCTCGACGCGGATCACGGCGCTCGTCTCGCGCGCGGAGAGCGCGATCCAGACCCGTCCGCCCTTCGGCGTGAACTTGATCGCGTTCGAGAGGAGGTTCC includes the following:
- a CDS encoding PIG-L family deacetylase; this encodes MILVVGAHPGDESVGASSVLLSSEASVLHVTDGAPRDPAEALARGFESRESYAAARDAEARAALALAGIPPSRRFALRVVEREAPLRLAALTRALAETIERVRPDVLITHAYEGGHPDHDAAAFAAHAAIALLRAAGSPHPALSEMTSYHRGPGGGFESGVFLGGARPEDVVRRLDAGGRARKLQLLARYRTQWGTLRKFRAEEERFRPAPSYDFTRPPHAGRLWYESFPWGMSAPRFGDLVRYALLELGLRQAAEPVLGGAGFR
- a CDS encoding LysM peptidoglycan-binding domain-containing protein, which codes for MTDKPDDKKQPRPDFSNVQSGSSSTAPSPGHDGGAGATYVVKPGDSLSKIAKHHYGDPNQWHKIYEANKDRIQDPDMIQPGWTLRLP
- a CDS encoding UdgX family uracil-DNA binding protein (This protein belongs to the uracil DNA glycosylase superfamily, members of which act in excision repair of DNA. However, it belongs more specifically to UdgX branch, whose founding member was found to bind uracil in DNA (where it does not belong), without cleaving it, appears to promote DNA repair by a pathway involving RecA, rather than base excision.), translating into MTPRVSTGASALEFLPARLTMASLREAARGCRGCPLYKNATQTVFGEGPRAARVVLVGEVPGNDEDLAGHPFVGPAGRVLDEALEAARIARDETYVTNVVKHFKWEPQGKRRKHKKPSAREIAACLPWLEREMQLIRPEVLVCLGATAAQALVARDFKVTAMRGRIVPTALSPRTVATVHPSSILRQRGSEERRREMARFVADLKVVAGLIHG
- a CDS encoding DEAD/DEAH box helicase codes for the protein MADSNGAAPGGAREEALAGDPLDGFHPTVARWFRERVGVPSPAQAEGWPRIRSGAHTLIAAPTGSGKTLAAFLWALDGLLRQGAALPDETQVLYVSPLKALSNDVQKNLQAPLAELTLLDSDCAAVRVLVRTGDTPANERASMGRRPPHVLVTTPESLYILLTSAGGRALLRTVRTVIVDEIHAVAGSKRGAHLALSLERLEALAGGPIQRIGLSATQKPVTDVAELLVGVGRDCAVVDTGHRRALDLGIELPDAPLATVCSHETWDDITKRMAELIGEHRTTLVFVNTRKLAERIAARLTKVLGEEQVTSHHGSLSRERRLDAERRLKQGSLRALVATASLELGIDIGDVDLAIQIGVTPAISVFLQRVGRSGHGLGRVPKGRIFPLTQDELVTAAALLEAVRSGELDRTPMPRRSLDILAQQIVASCVQETWDEERLYETLRRAWPYQDLTREEFDDVVRLHTAGRAALLHRDGVNGKLRATRRASITALTSGGAIPDTGQYRVVVEPEGTFVGTLDEDFAVESNGGDVFQLGNASWQVLRVEPGVVRVADAHGAPPTLPFWLGEAPARTRELAAAVGRVRVRGRDPAWLTGDLGLSAEAATQLSDYLREGERSLGAIPTPARVVLERFFDESGGMQLVVHAPFGGRINRAWGLALRKRFCRGFGFELQAAANEEAIIISLGPHHSFPLEDVFQFLHPATARDLLVQALLDQPMFGTRWRWNLTRALLLSRTQGGGKRVPTPLLRMRAEDALTQAFPQVLACPETLPPGELPVPWEHPIVRQTIEDCLTEAMDADGFLEVLRGLRSGAIERIAVDTPEPSAFARGILNAAPYAFLDDAPLEERRTQAVSSRRFLDPETADTLGALDPDAVTRVREQAWPDPENAEEVHEALLWMGYVTEREAEVSGWMPWIEELATARRVVREAPAGEEARWRAVEAATDPKTVLRGRLEALGPVFVGAGDGLLPPSAEEYLLALEVEGRVLRCRLEGRQAWCDRRLLARIHRETLERLRREIEPVTAAGFWRFLACWQHAAEGYRLEGPRGVVEIARQLAGFEIPAAAWESSVLPARVEGYRQEWLDQATLSGELAWGRLWGGGRSPIRATPVALLPREELDLWLSLAAPAAARTPAPADDGEDAGAAGGDSDPREISTYADVLLSVLAARGASFAQDLERHSGLLPTHVEMGLAELIGRGLVTCDSWSGLRRLITPPSRRRGVLKRARFAPPGRWTVLRAPREAGDADTAGRLAAGAPFTLAAEAETEFLARRLIDRYGVIFRRLLDRERLPVRWRELVRVYRLWELRGDVRGGRFVQRFAGEQYALPEAVELLRRLRRSEAGSGAGVRVAAADPLNLDGILTPEPRVPSAARRRVLVA
- a CDS encoding Gmad2 immunoglobulin-like domain-containing protein, with protein sequence MSRAHRLWWIAGITALLAGAGFGYFALRPLPRDSDAANPDAGYMVDSSAASVAESLASPPPRPAPYGIDSVAMTAGEAPPTDGGEDPLADSPADAGATRLGPVLLDTPKPNQVAQSPLWIAGRARGSWFFEAEFPVRLLDARDSVVARGVARATGDWMTPEYVPFSLTLDFEPPETEEGTLILERSNPSDLPEHAASVRLPVRFR
- a CDS encoding aspartate aminotransferase family protein — translated: MTTKTDGGAASAGANEATRREAPLAMDADRFRAAGHRLVDRVADLLASVPERPVTRGEAPSGVRAALDLNGPLPEEGCEPEALLTTTAGLLFDHSLFNGHPRFFGYITSPPAPVGILGEMLAAAVNANAGAWILAPAATEIETQTIRWIAELIGYRASAGGILVSGGNMANFVGFFAARAAMAPWPVREKGTAGGPPLRAYGSAETHTWIQKAADLAGMGTESVRWIETDGALRMRVDALRRKIREDRERGDVPFLVVGTAGSVGTGAVDPLPEIAALCREEKIWFHVDGAYGGLAAAVPEAPEDLRGLALADSVAVDPHKWLYAPIEAGCALVRDPARLRAAFAYHPPYYRFGEEGLNYVEYGPQNSRGFRALKVWLALRHAGAKGYRAMIAEDMRLSRVMAERVDAESDLERFTQSLSITTFRFLPRDLRERRGEAEVAEYLDRLNQDLLDRIQNGGECFVSNAVIGGRYVLRACIVNFHTGEADVAAVPAIAARVGREVDAALRPAALRAART
- a CDS encoding PIG-L family deacetylase; amino-acid sequence: MAAEGSGGVARRGGPLGLMGIFAHPDDETLGVGGVFARYAAEGVRTSLVTATRGDRGRFRGVRHGEGPEHPGPETLARIRERELREAARVLGIGDVTLLDYGDGRLDEADPREAVARIAAEIGRVRPHVVLTFAPDGAYGHPDHIAICQLATAAVVAAASAPAPHTVSKLYYMATTQARWDAYQAAFKKLVSLVDGVERQAQPWPEWMVTTTVDTREQWPTVWRAVVCHDSQVGGYEKLRHLAPEHHEALWGRQQFYRVLSVVNGGRGMETDLFEGLR